TCGCTCTGAGCTCCTAAAATAAGCACGTAATCATCCGTTATTACATCCCGATGTAACAGCTTATCTCCCCATCGAAGGTAGACCCATGATGAGTCTGGTCAGCGATCTGATCGAGTACAGGAGGACTAGGTTATGGCTCATGGAGAACATCGAGAGGATCAGGGACTCCTTCAGAGGTAATTATATCGCTGTTCTCGGGGGAAAGGTGGTGGATAACGATTCCGATAAGTACTCACTGATCAGTAGACTCTGGTCGAGGGGGATGCTCCCAGGGCCCGTGGTGATAGAGTACGTTTGCTAAACGCCGTGAAAAACGGTTCCAAAATAGATTAGGTTTGAATGGACATGACATTCCCCCGACTGCTGGGAATCGAGGGGCAGCCGGGCTACTATGAGCCCCACCGAAAAGCGTATGAAGAATCATAGCCCCAACGGGGTGATCCCCAACCGGAGGCTCCGGATGTTGGATGGTTAATGCCCCGAAGGGAGCTGTATAGCGGTTGGGGATAGGCAGCTTAACGCTGCCTTCAGATGAAGGGTCTTTCTCCAAGCCCTTTAGAGTTTGGTTCACCCTGACGGGGGAGGAGGCCCCGAGGCCGGTGAGTCCCAAGGGCTACGTGAGTCTATAAGTAGCTCAGAACCCTAAGGTAGCTCCACCTTTCCATAAATTTTACTTTATCGTGCCAGTCAACTTTAAAAGCCTGCTCAGTTAATGTTATGCGGTTGGAATGAGTTCCCGAGGTACCTCAGCCGCGTCAGTAGGGGGCTTCAAGTTACCAGCGGTCACAGTGGCACCGGGGAAGGAGCTGGTAACCATTTGTATAGAGATAAGGAGCGATAGGATCGGGATACTCGCTGATATCTCTAAGTTGATAGCGGAGAGAGGGTTCAACGTAATCAACGGGGTCCTACAAGTTGAATGCGGAAGGGGTTTCATACTACTCGTCGTTGAGAGGGCGGGAGATACCCCACTGGATGACCTGAGGGGAGCTTTATCCGGTGTGGAGGGTGTGGGCGAAGTCCTATGCGAGGAATCTACCACGTTGGGATTGGCTATATCGACACATCTCTTTCCATTGACTAGAGATGGGGTTAGGATCATCTCTCTAAGCGAATTAGGACTTAGAGCACTGATTGAGAACCTATCTAGGATGATAGGGGAAGGAGCTTCCAACGCAGTCCTTTTCAGGATAGGTTACGAGATGGGGAAGGGCTTCGCTGAGGGACATCTGAGGATCGCGAAGGACATTGGGATAGAGGACCCCCTCGAGGTGATCGCTCGCGTAACGACTCCCCTTTACACGGCATCGGGCTACGGTATAGCCTCAGTATCGGAGCTTCGAGGGAAGATCCTATTGAGGATAAGGGATAACATAGAGGCTCTCCAGAGGACGTCTAGCGGTCCCTCCTGCTTCCTCACTAAGGGCATGTGGAAGGGTGTGCTGGAGGTCATCCTCAAGAGAGTCGTTTCGATCGAGGAGGTAAAGTGTCAGGCAGCTGGGAGCGATTACTGCGAGTTCGAGGTAACTACTAACCCCCTCAGCTTGACATAACGAACGATCGTCCGAATCAAAGTTTATAAGATTAAGATCTCCCAATCTCAGGTGTTTATATGGGTGAAAACCGCAGTGAGTCAGCGGATTTCCGCGTCCCCCTATCCAGGATCACGATAGCTCCTGGGAGGAGGCTCATAGCGTTCCTCCTAGAGGTCACCGAGGACAGGATCGGTGTGATAAGGGACATAGCTGAGTTGATGGGGAAC
This is a stretch of genomic DNA from Candidatus Korarchaeum sp.. It encodes these proteins:
- a CDS encoding V4R domain-containing protein produces the protein MSSRGTSAASVGGFKLPAVTVAPGKELVTICIEIRSDRIGILADISKLIAERGFNVINGVLQVECGRGFILLVVERAGDTPLDDLRGALSGVEGVGEVLCEESTTLGLAISTHLFPLTRDGVRIISLSELGLRALIENLSRMIGEGASNAVLFRIGYEMGKGFAEGHLRIAKDIGIEDPLEVIARVTTPLYTASGYGIASVSELRGKILLRIRDNIEALQRTSSGPSCFLTKGMWKGVLEVILKRVVSIEEVKCQAAGSDYCEFEVTTNPLSLT